One genomic segment of Arachis duranensis cultivar V14167 chromosome 4, aradu.V14167.gnm2.J7QH, whole genome shotgun sequence includes these proteins:
- the LOC107484993 gene encoding ammonium transporter 2 produces MASAYQEQLPASPDWLNKGDNAWQMTAATLVGLQSMPGLVILYASIVKKKWAVNSAFMALYAFAAVLICWVLVCYRMAFGDQLLPFWGKGAPALGQKYLIGQAKVPETAHYYKNGKLEKAMETPFFPMASIVYFQFTFAAITMILLAGSVLGRMNIKAWMAFVPLWLIFSYTVGAFSLWGGGFLYHWGVIDYSGGYVIHLSSGIAGFTAAYWVGPRLKSDRERFPPNNVLLMLAGAGLLWMGWSGFNGGAPYAANTASSIAVLNTNICAATSLLVWTSLDVSFFGKPSVVGAVQGMMTGLVCITPGAGLVQSWAAIVMGMLSGSIPWVSMMILHKKSSLLQKVDDTLGVFHTHAVAGLLGGLLTGLFAEPTLCNLLLPVTNSRGAFYGGSGGVQFLKQLVAALFVIGWNLVSTTIILLVIQLFIPLRMPDEQLEIGDDAVHGEEAYALWGDGEKYDPTRHGTQNNNGNSSVSPYVSGARGVTINL; encoded by the exons ATGGCGAGCGCATACCAAGAGCAACTACCGGCATCACCAGACTGGCTAAACAAAGGCGACAACGCATGGCAGATGACGGCGGCGACACTCGTCGGCCTCCAAAGCATGCCGGGACTGGTTATACTCTACGCAAGCATAGTAAAGAAGAAATGGGCTGTCAATTCGGCTTTCATGGCTCTCTATGCTTTTGCAGCGGTTCTAATATGTTGGGTCCTTGTGTGCTATCGCATGGCCTTCG gTGACCAGCTTCTTCCATTTTGGGGGAAAGGAGCACCAGCACTAGGTCAAAAGTACCTAATAGGACAAGCCAAGGTTCCTGAAACCGCTCATTATTACAAAAATGGTAAACTTGAGAAGGCTATGGAGACACCCTTTTTCCCTATGGCTTCCATTGTGTATTTTCAGTTCACTTTTGCGGCAATAACAATGATCTTGCTGGCTGGTTCTGTTCTTGGGCGCATGAACATCAAGGCTTGGATGGCTTTTGTGCCTCTTTGGCTCATATTTTCTTACACTGTTGGTGCTTTCAGCCTCTGGGGTGGTGGCTTTCTTTATCACTGGGGTGTTATTGATTACTCAGGTGGCTATGTTATTCATCTTTCATCTGGAATTGCTGGATTCACTGCTGCTTATTGG GTTGGGCCAAGGCTGAAGAGTGATAGAGAAAGGTTCCCGCCAAACAACGTGCTACTTATGCTTGCGGGAGCAGGGTTGCTGTGGATGGGGTGGTCAGGGTTCAATGGAGGTGCACCGTACGCCGCAAACACAGCGTCGTCGATTGCTGTGTTGAACACTAACATCTGTGCGGCCACTAGCCTCCTTGTGTGGACCTCTCTTGATGTTTCTTTCTTTGGGAAGCCCTCTGTCGTTGGCGCTGTTCAGGGTATGATGACTGGACTTGTGTGCATCACTCCTGGTGCAG GGCTTGTGCAATCGTGGGCGGCTATAGTGATGGGAATGCTATCTGGAAGCATTCCGTGGGTCTCAATGATGATTCTTCACAAAAAGTCAAGCCTCCTTCAGAAG GTAGATGACACCCTAGGTGTATTTCATACACATGCAGTAGCTGGCCTATTGGGTGGGCTTCTCACAGGTCTCTTCGCAGAACCAACACTTTGCAACCTGCTACTACCGGTAACCAATTCAAGAGGTGCATTCtatggtggtagtggtggtgttCAGTTCCTAAAACAATTGGTTGCAGCATTGTTCGTAATTGGTTGGAACTTGGTCTCAACCACCATAATTCTTCTCGTCATCCAATTGTTCATACCTTTGAGGATGCCTGATGAGCAACTTGAGATTGGTGATGATGCTGTTCATGGTGAAGAAGCTTATGCACTTTGGGGTGATGGTGAAAAATATGATCCTACAAGGCATGGGACACAAAATAATAATGGCAATTCTTCTGTTTCACCTTATGTTAGTGGTGCAAGAGGTGTCACCATCAATTTGTGA
- the LOC127746665 gene encoding uncharacterized protein LOC127746665 — protein MANNPSSDPEVNQTPDSEFSPAELQSLVRVLSKLSNMQLSSAKSSANFLSDPSSVYYLHPALKSKNKLGFIDGTIQKPNKDDPTFIAWDKCNTYVVAWINLSLSTEIAQSVAWNEIAVDLWVDLKHMYYHGDLFKIAELEEELHTMKQGDLTITGYYTKMKAVWE, from the exons ATGGCAAACAACCCCAGTTCAGACCCTGAGGTGAATCAAACTCCAGATTCAGAGTTTTCTCCAGCGGAACTTCAAAGCTTAGTACGGGTTTTGAGCAAACTCTCAAATATGCAATTATCAAGCGCAAAATCAAGTGCCAATTTCTTATCAGATCCATCAAGTGTTTATTACTTGCATCCAG CtttgaaatcaaagaacaaaCTAGGATTCATTGATGGAACTATACAAAAACCGAATAAGGATGATCCAACTTTTATAGCTTGGGATAAATGCAACACATATGTTGTAGCCTGGATTAATTTGTCATTGAGTACTGAAATTGCACAGAGTGTAGCTTGGAATGAGATTGCTGTAGATCTGTGGGTTGATTTAAAGCACATGTATTATCATGGAGATTTGTTTAAGATTGCTGAGTtagaagaagaattacacaCAATGAAACAGGGAGATCTAACCATCACAGGATACTACACGAAGATGAAGGCAGTTTGGGAATAA